One genomic window of Cololabis saira isolate AMF1-May2022 chromosome 3, fColSai1.1, whole genome shotgun sequence includes the following:
- the LOC133440722 gene encoding zinc finger protein 782-like, producing the protein MSDGEDFSKSCNLMDHMKIHTGERPYLCNTCDKTFTTLSNLKRHIYTHTGEKPYICKTCGKSYRQRSHLVGHSRTHTGEKPYLCNTCGKSFGHASLLKNHIYTHTGEKPYICKTCGKSYRLRSTLVVHSRTHTGERPYLCNTCGKTFTESSALKRHIITHTGEKPYICKTCGKSYRQRSHLVDHSRTHTGEKPYLCNTCSKTFTKSSHLKSHIYTHTGEKPYICKTCGKSYTERSTLVIHSRIHTGERPYLCNTCSKTFTQLSTLKHHITTHMDEKPYLCKKCKKGFSRRIDLLSHMKIHPEEKSGDS; encoded by the exons atgtCAGATGG GGAAGATTTCagtaaaagttgtaatttaatggatcacatgaagatccacactggcgaaaggccgtacctgtgcaacacctgcgacaAAACCTTTACTACATTATCaaatcttaaacggcacatatacacgcacacgggcgagaagccctacatctgcaaaacatgtggaaaaagttacaggcaacGTTCCCACCTGGTGggtcactcgaggacccacaccggcgaaaagccatacctgtgcaacacctgcggaaaatcgtttGGACACGCATCACTTCTTAAAAAtcacatatacacgcacacgggcgagaagccctacatctgcaaaacatgtggaaaaagttacaggctacgttccaccctggtggttcactcgaggacccacactggtgaaaggccgtacctgtgcaacacctgcggaaaaacctttactgaatcatcagcccttaaacg ccacataatcacgcacacgggtgagaagccctacatctgcaaaacatgtggaaaaagttacaggcaacGTTCCCACCTGGTGgatcactcgaggacccacaccggcgaaaagccatacctgtgcaacacttgcagcaaaacctttactaaatcatcacatcttaaaagccacatatacacgcacacgggcgagaagccctacatctgcaaaacatgtggaaaaagttacacagaacgttcaaccctggtgattcactcgaggatccacacgggcgaaaggccgtacctgtgcaacacctgcagcaaaacctttactcaATTATCAACTCTTAAACatcacataaccacgcacatgGACGAGAAGCCGTATTTGTGCAAGAAGTGCAAaaaaggttttagccgcagaattgatttgctgagtcacatgaaaattcacccggaggagaagtctggtgactcgtga